A genomic region of Pseudoalteromonas piscicida contains the following coding sequences:
- a CDS encoding ATP synthase subunit I: MTHSLARPYRRAALKGVLIQGIVALVAAVIVFIGWGVQAGVSALAGGAVLVLPNFVFAVYAFRFMGASKANQVYSSIKRGNGLKFLLTVVLFALIFKHFSVMMLPFFGAYMLVMLTQWLVLIFFNH, translated from the coding sequence GTGACTCATTCGTTAGCCCGCCCATATCGGCGAGCCGCATTAAAAGGTGTTTTGATTCAGGGTATCGTAGCATTAGTCGCTGCAGTAATCGTTTTTATAGGTTGGGGAGTACAAGCCGGAGTTTCAGCATTAGCTGGCGGCGCTGTGTTGGTACTCCCTAATTTTGTATTTGCTGTTTACGCCTTTCGATTTATGGGTGCAAGCAAAGCAAATCAAGTATATTCCTCGATAAAACGAGGAAATGGATTAAAATTTTTGCTAACTGTTGTGCTCTTTGCACTGATTTTTAAGCATTTTTCAGTAATGATGCTGCCTTTCTTTGGCGCGTATATGCTCGTGATGCTGACACAATGGTTGGTCCTGATTTTTTTTAATCATTAA
- a CDS encoding ParB/RepB/Spo0J family partition protein, with product MSVKKRGLGRGLDALLSSAKPNPSAAAPVPNQQEAVVTVSEAPAESAVEQELQRLPIEWLKPGKYQPRKDMSEQALEELASSIRSQGILQPIVVRKVTTQSFEIIAGERRWRAAQLAKQDTVPCLIKDVPDEAAVAIALIENIQREDLNAMEEAIALDRLLNEFELTHQQVADAVGKSRTTVTNLLRLNNLNDDVKILLEHGDIEMGHARCLLALTGEAQSEAARTAVAKGLTVRETEKLVRTILEPVEKKEAKQKDPDVKLLEQQLQENLGAKVEINYNQKGKGKLVISYASLDELDGILGRINPEMNEAD from the coding sequence ATGTCGGTTAAAAAACGTGGTTTAGGCCGAGGGTTGGATGCCCTACTCAGCTCAGCTAAACCTAATCCAAGTGCTGCGGCACCAGTGCCTAATCAACAAGAAGCGGTTGTGACAGTCAGTGAAGCACCTGCCGAATCGGCGGTTGAACAAGAGTTACAACGATTACCTATTGAGTGGCTAAAGCCGGGTAAATACCAACCGCGTAAAGATATGTCTGAACAGGCACTTGAGGAACTGGCGAGTTCGATCCGTTCACAGGGGATTTTACAGCCTATTGTGGTGCGTAAAGTTACCACGCAAAGCTTTGAAATTATTGCCGGTGAGAGACGTTGGCGTGCGGCACAACTGGCAAAGCAAGATACCGTTCCTTGTTTAATCAAAGATGTGCCGGATGAAGCGGCTGTTGCGATTGCGCTTATTGAAAACATTCAGCGTGAAGACCTCAATGCGATGGAAGAAGCAATTGCTCTAGATCGATTGCTAAATGAATTTGAACTCACGCATCAGCAAGTTGCCGATGCGGTTGGTAAATCGCGTACGACGGTTACCAATTTACTTCGTCTCAACAATCTCAATGATGATGTAAAAATCTTGTTGGAACATGGCGACATAGAAATGGGCCATGCTCGTTGTTTACTTGCCCTAACTGGTGAAGCGCAATCTGAAGCAGCAAGAACTGCTGTGGCCAAAGGATTAACCGTAAGAGAAACCGAAAAACTGGTTCGCACCATTTTAGAGCCTGTTGAGAAAAAAGAAGCGAAGCAAAAAGATCCTGATGTCAAGCTGCTTGAACAGCAATTACAGGAAAACTTAGGCGCAAAAGTTGAGATCAACTACAACCAAAAAGGCAAAGGTAAACTGGTTATTTCCTATGCTAGTTTGGATGAGCTTGATGGTATTTTGGGGCGGATTAACCCTGAAATGAATGAAGCTGACTAA
- a CDS encoding ParA family protein, with protein sequence MARVIAIANQKGGVGKTTTAVNLAASMAATKRKVLLIDLDPQGNATMGSGVDKYADVATVYDLLIEEAPMDQVITTETSGEYHLIAANGDVTAAEVKLMELFAREVRLRNALETIKDKYEYIFIDCPPSLNMLTVNAMAAADAVLVPMQCEYYALEGLTALMDTITQLGKLVNPGLQIEGILRTMYDPRNRLANDVSEQLKQHFGDKVYRTVIPRNVRLAEAPSFGAPAMYYDRASSGAKAYLALAGEMLRRKEKQAAAVA encoded by the coding sequence GTGGCAAGAGTCATTGCAATAGCAAACCAAAAAGGTGGTGTTGGTAAAACAACCACTGCGGTGAATTTAGCCGCGTCCATGGCGGCGACTAAACGTAAAGTTCTGTTGATCGATCTCGATCCCCAAGGCAATGCAACCATGGGCAGTGGCGTTGATAAATACGCCGATGTCGCTACGGTTTATGATCTGTTGATCGAAGAAGCGCCAATGGATCAAGTGATCACCACGGAAACCAGTGGTGAGTATCATTTGATCGCAGCCAATGGAGATGTAACCGCGGCAGAAGTCAAACTGATGGAGTTGTTTGCGCGCGAAGTGAGACTACGCAACGCCCTTGAGACAATAAAAGATAAATATGAGTATATATTCATCGACTGTCCACCTTCATTAAATATGCTAACGGTAAATGCCATGGCTGCCGCCGATGCGGTTTTAGTTCCGATGCAGTGTGAATATTATGCACTGGAGGGATTAACAGCTTTAATGGACACCATTACCCAACTCGGCAAGTTGGTGAATCCAGGATTGCAAATTGAAGGCATTTTGCGCACTATGTACGACCCGCGTAATCGTCTAGCTAACGACGTATCTGAGCAGTTAAAACAACACTTTGGCGATAAAGTGTACCGGACTGTGATCCCTCGTAATGTGCGATTAGCGGAGGCGCCAAGTTTTGGAGCGCCTGCGATGTATTATGATAGAGCATCAAGCGGTGCGAAAGCTTATCTAGCGCTAGCGGGTGAAATGCTAAGACGCAAAGAAAAGCAAGCGGCTGCGGTTGCCTAA
- the rsmG gene encoding 16S rRNA (guanine(527)-N(7))-methyltransferase RsmG → MLLEQLNELLADTSIELSEQQKQQLVEYVQLLDKWNKAYNLTSVRDPKEMMVKHIMDSLVVAPHLTGSNYIDVGTGPGLPGMVLAIARPDINFVLLDSLGKRVRFLMQVKHGLGIENVTPVQSRVEEYQPSVKLDGVLSRAFASLQDMIQWCSHLIDNQGVFLALKGQYPADELEQLPNGVSLSQDISLVVPKLEGERHLIILSKD, encoded by the coding sequence GTGTTATTAGAACAATTGAATGAATTACTCGCTGATACCTCAATCGAGCTCAGCGAACAACAAAAGCAGCAGTTGGTCGAATATGTCCAGCTGCTGGATAAATGGAACAAAGCCTACAACCTCACTTCCGTTCGTGACCCAAAAGAAATGATGGTTAAACACATCATGGATTCTTTGGTTGTTGCGCCACACCTAACGGGCAGTAACTATATTGATGTTGGTACTGGACCGGGTTTACCGGGTATGGTTTTAGCGATAGCTAGACCGGACATCAATTTTGTTCTTCTTGATAGCCTTGGTAAAAGAGTTCGATTTTTAATGCAGGTAAAACATGGGCTTGGCATTGAGAATGTTACCCCAGTGCAGTCTCGAGTTGAAGAATATCAGCCAAGTGTTAAATTAGACGGTGTACTCAGCCGTGCTTTTGCATCACTACAAGATATGATCCAGTGGTGTTCACATTTAATCGATAACCAAGGTGTATTCTTAGCACTAAAGGGCCAATACCCTGCGGATGAGCTAGAACAACTACCAAACGGCGTGAGTTTATCGCAAGATATTAGTTTAGTGGTGCCCAAGCTTGAAGGTGAGCGCCATTTAATCATTCTTTCTAAAGATTAA
- the mnmG gene encoding tRNA uridine-5-carboxymethylaminomethyl(34) synthesis enzyme MnmG, with product MIYHEHFDVIVVGGGHAGTEAALAAARMGMNTLLLTHNMDTLGQMSCNPAIGGIGKGHLVKEIDALGGAIAKAIDKGGIQFRTLNSSKGPAVRATRAQADRALYKAAIQDILQHQENLKIFQQSCDDLIVEGDQVKGVVTQMGLRFSASSVVLTVGTFLGGQIHIGLENFKGGRAGDPPSIALAERLREMPFRVDRLKTGTPPRIDARTVDFSVMQEQPGDTPTPVFSFMGKVSDHPKQIPCYITYTNEKTHDVIRNNLHRSPMYAGVIEGIGPRYCPSIEDKIVRFADKEKHQIFVEPEGLTSYELYPNGISTSLPFDIQLEIVRSIKGFENAHICRPGYAIEYDFFDPRDLKQSLETKFINGLFFAGQINGTTGYEEAGAQGLIAGMNAALQVQGREAWTPRRDEAYAGVLIDDLATLGTKEPYRMFTSRAEYRLLLREDNADLRLTEKGRELGLVDDERWAAYNDKLEVMEQEAQRLRNTWIHKDHPALEAVNGLLKKPLVREASLEDLIRRPEVNYHDLMAIEGLGSEFDNIPALEQVEIQTKYAGYIARQQDEINKQLRHEETLLPAEFNYSQVSGLSNEVVAKLSDARPQTIGQASRISGITPAAISLLLVYLKKQGLLRKSA from the coding sequence ATGATTTATCATGAACATTTTGATGTCATCGTTGTTGGTGGTGGACACGCAGGCACTGAAGCTGCACTTGCAGCTGCACGTATGGGTATGAATACCTTATTGTTAACACACAATATGGATACCTTAGGCCAAATGTCGTGTAACCCAGCTATTGGTGGGATTGGTAAAGGTCATTTGGTTAAAGAGATCGATGCGCTTGGTGGTGCAATAGCCAAAGCAATCGACAAAGGTGGGATCCAATTTAGAACGCTTAATTCATCGAAAGGCCCTGCGGTACGAGCGACTCGTGCCCAAGCAGATCGCGCATTGTATAAAGCTGCGATCCAAGACATTTTGCAACATCAAGAAAACTTAAAGATCTTCCAACAATCTTGTGATGATCTGATTGTTGAAGGCGATCAGGTCAAAGGTGTCGTAACTCAAATGGGTTTACGCTTTAGTGCTTCTTCAGTAGTGCTAACGGTTGGTACTTTCTTGGGTGGCCAGATCCATATTGGTTTAGAAAACTTTAAAGGCGGCCGTGCTGGCGATCCTCCTTCTATTGCCTTGGCTGAGCGTTTACGTGAAATGCCTTTTCGAGTTGATCGTCTAAAAACGGGTACGCCACCACGTATCGATGCAAGAACGGTTGATTTTTCAGTGATGCAAGAGCAACCAGGTGATACCCCTACTCCGGTTTTCTCGTTTATGGGCAAAGTGTCTGATCATCCAAAGCAGATCCCTTGTTATATCACCTATACCAATGAAAAAACCCATGATGTGATCCGCAATAACTTACATCGTTCGCCGATGTATGCTGGCGTGATTGAGGGAATTGGTCCACGTTACTGCCCTTCTATCGAAGATAAAATTGTGCGTTTTGCTGATAAAGAAAAGCATCAGATCTTCGTAGAACCTGAAGGCTTAACGTCATACGAGCTGTATCCAAATGGTATCTCCACCAGCTTACCATTTGATATCCAACTGGAGATCGTGCGTTCTATTAAAGGCTTTGAGAATGCGCATATTTGTCGTCCAGGTTATGCAATTGAGTACGACTTCTTCGATCCTCGTGACCTTAAACAATCATTAGAGACTAAGTTTATCAATGGCTTATTCTTTGCAGGTCAAATAAACGGTACAACCGGTTATGAAGAAGCTGGTGCCCAAGGGTTGATTGCGGGTATGAACGCAGCCCTTCAAGTTCAAGGCCGTGAAGCATGGACACCGCGCCGTGATGAAGCTTATGCCGGTGTGTTGATTGACGACTTAGCAACGCTTGGTACAAAAGAACCTTATCGTATGTTTACCTCGCGTGCTGAATACCGTTTGTTACTGCGTGAGGACAATGCGGATTTACGTCTAACGGAAAAAGGTCGCGAATTAGGTTTAGTTGACGATGAACGCTGGGCTGCATACAACGACAAGCTTGAAGTTATGGAACAAGAAGCACAGCGTCTACGTAATACTTGGATCCATAAAGATCACCCTGCACTTGAAGCGGTAAATGGATTATTGAAAAAACCACTGGTACGTGAAGCCAGTCTTGAAGATCTGATCCGCCGTCCAGAGGTTAATTATCACGACCTGATGGCAATTGAAGGATTAGGATCTGAGTTTGATAATATTCCAGCCCTTGAACAAGTTGAGATCCAAACTAAGTATGCCGGTTACATTGCCCGTCAACAAGATGAGATTAATAAGCAACTTCGTCATGAAGAGACATTACTGCCTGCTGAGTTTAATTATAGCCAGGTAAGCGGCTTGTCAAATGAGGTTGTTGCAAAGCTAAGTGATGCTCGTCCACAAACGATTGGCCAAGCTTCACGTATTTCTGGTATCACCCCTGCTGCTATTTCGCTATTATTAGTGTATCTGAAAAAGCAAGGGCTATTACGTAAGTCGGCGTAA
- the mioC gene encoding FMN-binding protein MioC, translating to MQTLDLIVGSQMGSAEYVAEQLMESLESQGYTVNLHEKPELEACQQALWLVVTSTYGAGDYPENLLPFISALKASSDLSQLRFAVVGIGDSSYDTFNHAAINLADLLKEKGAIQLLDIEKIDVLHPDLPEDTAIAWLPKFVECVA from the coding sequence ATGCAAACTTTAGATCTTATTGTAGGCAGCCAAATGGGATCAGCAGAATACGTTGCTGAACAGCTAATGGAATCGCTTGAATCTCAAGGTTATACCGTGAATTTGCATGAAAAACCCGAGCTTGAAGCTTGTCAGCAAGCACTTTGGCTGGTGGTGACATCAACCTATGGGGCCGGTGACTATCCAGAAAACTTATTACCTTTTATATCAGCACTAAAAGCGAGCTCGGATCTAAGCCAGTTACGCTTTGCGGTAGTGGGAATTGGTGATTCAAGTTACGACACCTTTAATCATGCAGCTATTAATCTTGCTGATCTACTTAAAGAAAAAGGTGCAATACAGCTGTTAGACATAGAAAAGATCGATGTTTTACACCCAGATCTACCAGAAGATACCGCTATTGCTTGGTTACCTAAGTTTGTTGAATGTGTCGCTTAA
- a CDS encoding isocitrate lyase/PEP mutase family protein, with translation MALSTTFNALHQQSAPLFLANCWDPSSALIIEQAGGQAVATTSWGMSNHQGYKDGEQLTFDRVLQTVSAILKVITIPLSVDIEAGYSADQNQIIKHIIQLADLGVAGINIEDKPSHQSSLRDIKAHQALLQAIKQALRHNGFDHFFINARCDLCLQPQWTEAALHERALAYQAAGCDGFFIPALTDTTMIKRLTALLSIPVNIMLLPGFSDKQALAELGVKRISSGNALSDHVIALQESATRRLLEEHTVDFLFEQSVRATWLSN, from the coding sequence ATGGCTCTATCTACAACTTTCAATGCACTACACCAACAATCAGCCCCGCTTTTTCTAGCTAACTGCTGGGATCCATCATCAGCGCTTATCATCGAACAGGCTGGTGGTCAGGCCGTTGCGACAACAAGCTGGGGTATGTCTAATCATCAGGGCTACAAAGATGGAGAACAACTCACATTTGACCGTGTACTACAAACAGTAAGTGCCATCCTTAAGGTGATCACTATTCCATTAAGTGTTGATATTGAGGCAGGCTACAGCGCGGATCAAAATCAGATCATCAAACATATTATCCAATTGGCCGACCTTGGCGTTGCAGGTATCAATATTGAAGACAAACCCAGTCACCAGAGCAGCTTACGCGATATAAAGGCACACCAAGCATTATTGCAGGCAATCAAACAAGCTTTACGTCATAATGGTTTCGATCATTTCTTTATTAATGCCCGTTGTGATCTTTGCTTACAACCACAATGGACGGAAGCGGCGCTGCATGAGCGTGCACTCGCCTATCAAGCAGCTGGTTGCGATGGCTTTTTTATTCCTGCTTTAACCGACACCACCATGATAAAACGCCTAACAGCCCTGCTTTCAATTCCAGTCAATATAATGCTGTTGCCCGGATTTAGTGATAAACAGGCGTTAGCAGAGTTAGGAGTCAAACGTATCTCATCGGGTAACGCTCTCAGCGATCATGTGATAGCACTACAAGAATCAGCCACCAGAAGGCTGCTCGAAGAACATACTGTAGACTTCTTATTTGAGCAATCAGTCCGCGCAACTTGGCTGTCAAACTAA
- the mnmE gene encoding tRNA uridine-5-carboxymethylaminomethyl(34) synthesis GTPase MnmE, with translation MIAQDTIAAQATAPGRGGVGIIRVSGSKAREVAELILGKCPKTRYAEYLPFNTLAGEQLDQGIALFFQGPNSFTGEDVLELQGHGGPVVLDMLLKEISQIEQVRLAKPGEFSERAFMNDKLDLTQAEAIADLINATSEQAAKSALHSLQGDFSKHINTLVEKVIHLRMYVEAAIDFPDEEIDFLSDGKVSGDLEAIIQQLAEVRKQAKQGSIMREGMRVVIAGRPNAGKSSLLNALAGREAAIVTDIAGTTRDVLREHIHIDGMPLHIIDTAGLRDSPDKVEQIGIERAWEEILGADHVLFMVDGTETQETDPAKIWPDFIEQLPQGMEITVIRNKVDLSGEAVGATTSDGHTLIRLSAKDIQGIDLLREHLKACIGFTGATEGGFMARRRHLDALEHAAEHLEIGQTQLEMHIAGEILAEELRLTQQYLNEITGEFTSDDLLGKIFSSFCIGK, from the coding sequence ATGATCGCACAAGACACCATAGCAGCACAGGCTACCGCACCGGGTCGCGGTGGCGTTGGTATCATTCGAGTTTCAGGCAGTAAAGCCCGAGAGGTCGCAGAGCTAATCTTAGGTAAATGCCCAAAAACTCGCTATGCCGAATACCTGCCATTTAATACCCTAGCAGGTGAACAGCTAGATCAAGGTATCGCATTGTTCTTCCAAGGGCCAAACTCATTCACTGGTGAAGATGTCCTTGAGTTACAAGGCCACGGTGGCCCCGTGGTACTTGATATGCTGTTAAAGGAAATCAGCCAAATTGAACAAGTGCGCTTGGCAAAGCCTGGGGAGTTCTCAGAACGTGCTTTTATGAACGACAAGCTAGACTTAACGCAAGCAGAAGCTATCGCAGACTTGATCAACGCCACCAGCGAGCAAGCTGCAAAAAGTGCGCTACATTCACTACAAGGTGACTTTTCTAAACATATCAATACTTTGGTTGAGAAAGTAATTCATCTGCGCATGTACGTAGAAGCCGCAATAGATTTCCCCGATGAAGAAATCGACTTTCTTTCCGATGGTAAAGTCTCGGGTGACCTAGAAGCCATTATTCAGCAACTCGCAGAAGTGCGTAAACAAGCCAAACAAGGCAGCATCATGCGTGAAGGCATGCGCGTGGTGATTGCTGGCCGCCCTAACGCAGGTAAATCGTCGCTACTTAACGCCTTAGCGGGCCGTGAAGCCGCGATTGTTACAGACATCGCAGGTACCACACGAGACGTACTACGTGAGCATATTCATATTGATGGCATGCCGCTTCATATTATCGACACGGCAGGACTTCGTGATAGTCCAGACAAAGTAGAACAAATAGGTATTGAGCGTGCTTGGGAAGAGATCCTCGGTGCCGATCACGTACTATTTATGGTGGATGGCACCGAAACCCAAGAAACCGATCCTGCGAAGATCTGGCCTGATTTTATCGAGCAGTTACCACAAGGCATGGAAATTACCGTGATCCGCAATAAAGTCGATTTAAGCGGTGAAGCCGTTGGCGCAACAACGAGTGATGGCCATACCCTTATCCGTCTAAGTGCTAAAGACATTCAAGGCATTGATTTATTGAGGGAACACCTAAAAGCCTGTATTGGATTTACTGGTGCAACTGAAGGTGGCTTTATGGCTCGCCGTCGTCACTTAGACGCCCTAGAGCACGCTGCTGAGCACCTAGAAATAGGTCAAACTCAGCTAGAAATGCATATTGCCGGTGAAATTTTGGCAGAAGAGCTACGCCTTACCCAGCAATACCTCAATGAGATCACCGGTGAATTCACCTCCGACGACTTGCTTGGCAAAATCTTTAGCTCATTTTGTATCGGTAAATAA
- a CDS encoding winged helix-turn-helix domain-containing protein, with amino-acid sequence MLHFLQYRFDPNVSCLYRDAEQVPLRPRVAQLLAYFLAHPNQIVTRETLLSTLWQHGEFREAALTQSITELRQALKDNAQQPTFIKTIPQQGYQWICPVESRTFSTFKLTTTMKAMFVVGAVALSGVAASVYLVSSSAPVVTRVKAEQDSLIIVPMVNETGVQANAWWGYALEAALRQHLQSHYQLVPRSQYPELAENSAIKQLTLSLKPIQQRFLLSVTYGDTQSEIIVEQLDESFEAIATEVIAQLALGVDTKTAKKSSLNLAMNDYYRGVQALNEQGPQLAKAYFEAAVAQMPEHLESQLELAQICWQLGDIDSATRRFEQISLSSASTATRARYHLYYGEFFKAQGLHQQALQQAQLALDAAEQSQQVELIAMAYQLKADAFWVLQRWDEYQQAMSSAHVLIGSRSFAYSEAQRSFYLANPPAAGPAEKTLLNLEKSKPVLAQAIAYYEQTEQTMNLIKALFAYGQNYLVPVVESEPSLLKALALAQKNGYHYLEKQILTYLGFYYIQLHQGEKALRYLNEINGEPRFIPSYEQQQLLIGMAHMDIALQTGDADAMQSAITQYRMLLESDYISSVTRANVKLLLGWTWIKAGKLEFAEQLTIDAMHDYQMLQLQEVETYALYTQMYIHLLRNEPQQALEIITAHQHTNSYLLLLYGVVAADMLKEEALQKRFSDKLAGLENSQLLQQQLLQIRQQSNIDKRFIAELIDAPYSVYCQSKWTIN; translated from the coding sequence GTGCTGCACTTTCTTCAATACCGCTTCGATCCAAATGTCTCGTGTTTATATCGTGATGCTGAGCAAGTGCCACTTAGGCCGAGAGTCGCGCAGCTGTTGGCTTATTTTTTAGCCCATCCAAATCAAATTGTTACACGTGAAACATTGCTCAGCACATTGTGGCAACACGGTGAGTTTAGAGAAGCTGCACTAACACAAAGTATCACTGAGCTAAGACAAGCCCTCAAAGATAACGCCCAGCAACCCACATTTATTAAAACCATACCGCAGCAAGGTTATCAGTGGATTTGTCCTGTTGAGAGCCGCACATTTAGCACATTCAAACTCACTACAACAATGAAAGCGATGTTTGTCGTTGGCGCTGTCGCGTTAAGTGGAGTAGCCGCGAGTGTTTACCTCGTTTCTAGCTCAGCACCCGTTGTCACTCGTGTTAAAGCTGAACAAGACTCGTTAATCATTGTGCCTATGGTGAATGAGACGGGTGTGCAAGCCAATGCGTGGTGGGGTTATGCGCTTGAAGCGGCATTGAGACAACATTTACAGTCTCATTATCAATTAGTACCGCGAAGCCAATATCCTGAGCTTGCAGAGAATAGTGCGATTAAACAGCTCACGCTTTCACTAAAGCCGATACAACAGCGTTTTTTACTCAGTGTTACTTATGGAGATACGCAAAGCGAGATAATTGTTGAACAGTTAGATGAGAGCTTTGAAGCGATTGCAACAGAGGTTATTGCGCAGTTAGCGCTAGGTGTTGACACTAAAACCGCCAAAAAATCATCCTTAAATCTAGCAATGAATGACTATTACCGCGGTGTACAAGCATTAAATGAACAGGGACCTCAACTGGCAAAGGCATATTTTGAGGCGGCTGTGGCACAAATGCCAGAACATCTAGAAAGTCAGTTGGAGCTTGCGCAAATTTGTTGGCAGCTCGGTGATATTGATTCTGCCACACGTCGATTCGAACAGATTTCACTAAGTTCAGCTTCAACCGCAACTCGTGCTCGCTACCACCTCTATTACGGAGAGTTTTTCAAGGCACAAGGCTTACATCAGCAAGCGTTGCAGCAAGCTCAGCTTGCCCTCGATGCTGCTGAGCAAAGCCAGCAAGTTGAATTGATTGCGATGGCATATCAACTCAAAGCGGATGCTTTTTGGGTGTTACAACGTTGGGATGAATACCAGCAAGCGATGAGCTCAGCGCATGTTTTGATAGGCAGTCGCTCGTTTGCCTATAGCGAAGCACAGCGGAGTTTCTATCTTGCCAATCCACCAGCGGCTGGTCCCGCTGAGAAAACGTTACTAAACTTAGAGAAGAGTAAACCTGTGCTCGCGCAAGCCATTGCCTATTATGAGCAAACAGAGCAGACCATGAATCTAATAAAAGCTTTGTTTGCTTATGGTCAAAATTACTTAGTGCCAGTGGTTGAAAGTGAGCCTAGTTTATTAAAAGCCCTCGCTTTAGCTCAGAAAAATGGTTATCACTATTTAGAAAAGCAAATACTCACTTACCTAGGATTCTACTATATTCAGCTACATCAGGGAGAAAAGGCGCTACGGTATTTAAATGAGATTAACGGCGAGCCGCGTTTTATTCCAAGTTATGAGCAACAGCAATTACTGATTGGCATGGCGCATATGGATATCGCATTGCAAACGGGTGATGCGGATGCAATGCAAAGTGCAATTACGCAATATCGAATGCTGTTAGAAAGCGATTATATTTCTTCGGTGACGCGTGCCAACGTTAAATTGTTACTGGGTTGGACCTGGATCAAAGCGGGCAAGCTCGAATTTGCAGAGCAGTTGACGATTGATGCAATGCACGATTATCAAATGTTACAGCTACAAGAAGTTGAGACCTATGCGCTCTATACGCAAATGTATATCCACCTTTTGAGAAACGAGCCTCAACAAGCGCTTGAGATCATTACTGCACATCAACATACCAATTCATATCTTTTGTTGCTTTACGGTGTTGTTGCGGCTGATATGTTAAAAGAAGAAGCGTTGCAAAAACGCTTTTCAGATAAATTGGCCGGGCTTGAAAATAGCCAATTATTACAGCAACAGTTGCTGCAAATACGCCAGCAAAGCAACATCGATAAGCGCTTTATTGCTGAGCTTATCGATGCCCCTTACAGCGTCTATTGTCAGAGTAAATGGACGATAAATTAG
- a CDS encoding TlpA family protein disulfide reductase has protein sequence MSSIKALLMFAAVCLSLFAHANTQEYVFINIWDEYVQPTTLPTPLAPRKLLQPDINIDEASLAQFKKAYPSYAELAIDKQNQLLQRFAIRQTPVRVIVKDDKVIKQELLTTNNAPSTEKETRIPLQTLTGTPFSIATINSQYRVLFFSDSLCPFQHIPACEMRIKQNNQLADSSAYPVVTVIKPFYVEEQSALDYQQRFEIKHDIVFDHHNEVFSQFEIRELPYWVVQDKHGEVVYRGNQPPNVD, from the coding sequence ATGTCATCAATTAAAGCCCTACTTATGTTCGCCGCTGTGTGTCTCAGCTTGTTTGCGCACGCCAACACGCAAGAGTATGTGTTTATTAATATTTGGGATGAGTATGTACAGCCCACGACTCTACCAACGCCACTAGCACCAAGGAAATTGCTACAGCCCGATATTAATATTGATGAGGCAAGCTTAGCGCAATTTAAAAAGGCCTATCCAAGCTATGCTGAGTTAGCCATTGATAAGCAAAACCAGTTGCTGCAACGCTTTGCAATAAGGCAAACGCCTGTTCGTGTTATCGTTAAAGACGACAAAGTTATCAAACAAGAGTTGTTGACGACTAACAATGCACCAAGCACAGAGAAAGAAACACGGATCCCATTGCAAACACTCACAGGTACGCCATTTTCGATAGCGACTATAAACAGCCAATACAGAGTGTTATTTTTCAGCGATAGTTTGTGTCCGTTTCAACATATTCCTGCCTGTGAAATGAGAATAAAACAAAACAATCAACTCGCTGACTCGAGTGCGTATCCGGTCGTTACTGTGATTAAGCCCTTTTATGTGGAAGAACAAAGTGCTCTAGACTACCAACAACGCTTTGAGATCAAACACGATATTGTGTTCGATCACCACAACGAAGTATTTAGCCAGTTTGAGATTAGAGAGCTACCTTACTGGGTGGTACAAGATAAACACGGTGAAGTCGTTTATCGCGGTAATCAACCACCCAACGTAGACTAG
- a CDS encoding TlpA family protein disulfide reductase, translated as MKKIIFYSLFMLLSTMSAAKDYPVLTANTLANNTVTSQGKVTYLKFWATWCTYCVEEMPLLEQSFQQANNHYQVIAINIGFNQSKKGVQAYLDKHNYQFPTVFDGNGKITQQFQVLGTPQHILIDENGKEIYRSALFTDELQQHLSTLQGAN; from the coding sequence ATGAAAAAAATCATTTTTTATTCACTCTTTATGTTACTCAGCACAATGTCTGCAGCAAAGGACTATCCCGTACTTACCGCCAATACGCTTGCAAACAATACCGTAACCAGTCAAGGCAAAGTCACTTACTTGAAGTTTTGGGCAACGTGGTGCACCTACTGTGTGGAAGAAATGCCACTGCTTGAGCAAAGCTTTCAGCAAGCCAATAACCACTATCAGGTTATCGCCATCAATATTGGCTTCAATCAGTCGAAAAAAGGCGTGCAAGCTTACCTTGATAAACATAATTACCAGTTTCCAACGGTATTTGATGGTAATGGCAAGATAACTCAGCAGTTTCAAGTGTTAGGCACGCCACAACATATCCTCATTGATGAAAACGGCAAAGAAATCTATCGCAGCGCATTGTTTACAGATGAGCTGCAACAACATCTGAGCACACTCCAAGGAGCAAACTAA